The following are encoded together in the Malaya genurostris strain Urasoe2022 chromosome 3, Malgen_1.1, whole genome shotgun sequence genome:
- the LOC131434461 gene encoding uncharacterized protein LOC131434461 produces the protein MGKTRKTNSQKLMLRMANTVNMGFMKENVTVNKPEENKTLGMKRTRHPLRKVTRNTKILKTTMHEEIKNIGSDSEEECVQEIAVDNTRQDLEKQDELIQLADSSEAEKGQSSAVSDVNPTAAIIPNFLAKSRTLRTIT, from the exons atggggaaaacacGGAAAACCAATTCCCAAAAGTTGATGCTGAGAATGGCCAACACTGTGAATATGGGATTTATGAAAGAAAAT GTTACGGTGAACAAGCCagaagaaaataaaacattgGGTATGAAGCGTACGAGACATCCACTGCGAAAGGTAACacgaaatacaaaaatattgaaGACGACCATGCATGAAGAAATTAAAAACATTGGTTCTGATTCGGAAGAAGAATGCGTCCAGGAGATCGCTGTGGACAACACTAGACAGGATTTGGAGAAACAAGATGAGCTAATTCAATTAGCGGACTCCAGTGAAGCTGAAAAAGGTCAATCGAGTGCAGTGTCCGATGTAAATCCTACCGCAGCAATCATCCcaaattttttggcaaaatcacgaACCTTGAGGACGATAACCTGA
- the LOC131434458 gene encoding uncharacterized protein LOC131434458, with protein sequence MLLVEQNASLKILKHSRLSYVITHMMPNVFFFVHSVKNKKTLYPVFVTLNNLPPVLRFNKHNLLIAALWLSKEEPNLNLLYKYFCIELRILKKGISIGNQNYTVSLLQNCVDPVARCKVLCMKQYNGDYGCTMCLHPGKATDASPIRYYPSQRYPKRDDATTRKMMDEVQFTGQEVHGILDKSVFVVLPEFNIIISHPPDYMHAVLLGVMKQLWASLTESENHKAPFYVGLRMKDIEKRFLSFRPPSSFPRYPRSLNQVKKFKANEWEAMLLHYIYPSLYKILPDHLLNHIMLLSSTIFLLLDPNLSEEMINWCDKKLKLFGCQFEAIYGIGRMTYNVHLMSHLAETALYNSSLFPYESGNGMLLKFCSGNNKPVLQIEKKILLE encoded by the exons ATGTTATTAGTGGAACAAAATGCTTccctgaaaattttgaaacattcgcGTCTCAGTTACGTAATAACCCATATGATGCcaaacgtgtttttttttgtacattctgtcaaaaacaaaaaaacactttATCCGGTTTTCGTTACACTTAACAATCTCCCGCCAGTACTTAGATTCAACAAACACAACCTTTTAATTGCTGCACTTTGGTTATCAAAGGAAGAACCCAACCTTAATTTACTCTACAAATATTTTTGCATAGAATTAAGAATACTCAAGAAAGGTATCTCGATCGGTAATCAAAACTATACAGTTAGTCTTCTACAAAATTGCGTGGATCCTGTGGCAAGATGTAAAGTTTTGTGTATGAAGCAATATAATGGAGACTACGGATGTACAATGTGTCTGCATCCCGGAAAAGCTACTGATGCAAGCCCAATAAGATATTATCCAAGTCAACGGTATCCCAAACGTGACGATGCGACCACTAGAAAAATGATGGATGAAGTTCAATTTACAGGTCAAGAAGTGCATGGAATATTAGATAAATCAGTTTTCGTGGTTCTGCCTGAATTCAATATCATTATAAGTCACCCTCCAGATTATATGCACGCAGTTCTTCTGGGGGTTATGAAACAGTTATGGGCAAGTCTAACTGAAAGTGAAAATCATAAAGCTCCATTTTACGTAGGACTTCGTATGAAAGATATTGAGAAACGTTTTCTCTCCTTCCGACCTCCAAGCTCATTCCCGAGGTATCCACGTTCATTGAAtcaagtaaaaaaattcaaagcaaACGAATGGGAAGCCATGTTATTACATTATATATATCCTAGTTTATATAAAATTCTTCCTGACCATTTATTGAACCATATTATGCTTTTATCatctacaatatttttattattggatCCAAATTTGTCTGAGGAAATGATTAATTGGTGCGATAAAAAGCTTAAACTTTTTGGTTGCCAATTTGAGGCTATTTATGGAATAGGACGAATGACTTACAACGTTCATTTGATGTCTCATTTAGCTGAAACTGCATTGTATAACTCATCATTGTTTCCTTATGAATCAG GAAACGGAATGCTATTAAAATTTTGCAGTGGCAACAACAAACCTGTTcttcaaatcgaaaaaaaaatattacttgaATAA
- the LOC131434459 gene encoding uncharacterized protein LOC131434459 — translation MSRRPGLRTRVYASNLGVVENNYKEAMARLEKSRRPASADREASGRLSPFPTRPAFDFNGAEFDEDLQAARSRASRVIHEKSIIDSRSDQLRSHSLAPVTPVSSALLESEFDDQVQATLNRIRANKNFLSQLQSEDALEQVRSETRSKLSEQTSRKLAEKLSSLDDIDDFADGTEKSVRKTLKIRASADNARSALKWKDETAETFAAKRASATKARLQDLDQEMQEFEEKQAARARRSAHLKKVLAEVACDELIPATTTEQAGTKVTTGMVRFKAQKKVVSF, via the exons ATGAGTCGTCGTCCTGGATTACGCACCCGCGTATACGCCTCCAACCTTGGTGTGGTGGAAAACAACTACAAGGAAGCCATGGCCAGACTCGAGAAAAGCCGCCGACCCGC GTCAGCCGATCGCGAAGCCAGCGGCCGTTTGTCGCCCTTCCCCACCCGGCCAGCATTCGATTTCAATGGTGCCGAATTCGACGAGGATCTGCAGGCGGCCCGTTCCCGTGCTTCCCGGGTAATCCATGAAAAGTCCATCATCGATTCACGCTCGGATCAGCTGCGCAGTCACAGCTTGGCCCCGGTGACCCCGGTGAGCAGCGCCCTACTGGAGAGTGAATTCGACGATCAG GTTCAAGCAACTCTCAATCGGATTCGtgcaaataaaaatttcttgaGTCAGCTTCAGTCCGAAGATGCTTTGGAACAGGTCCGTTCGGAAACCCGGTCCAAGTTGAGTGAACAAACTAGCAGAAAATTGGCGGAAAAACTATCCAGCCTAGATGACATTGATGATTTTGCTGACGGCACGGAAAAGTCTGTGAGGAAAACTCTGAAG ATTAGAGCATCCGCCGATAACGCCCGGAGTGCCCTCAAGTGGAAAGATGAAACGGCGGAAACGTTCGCTGCCAAGCGTGCCAGTGCCACCAAGGCTCGCCTCCAGGATCTCGATCAGGAGATGCAGGAGTTCGAGGAGAAACAAGCCGCCCGAGCTCGCCGTTCGGCTCATCTCAAGAAAGTGCTGGCGGAGGTGGCCTGCGATGAACTGATTCCGGCCACGACCACCGAACAGGCGGGAACCAAGGTCACCACCGGAATGGTGCGATTCAAAGCGCAGAAGAAGGTTGTTTCGTTCTGA